A single window of Nicotiana sylvestris chromosome 3, ASM39365v2, whole genome shotgun sequence DNA harbors:
- the LOC138887865 gene encoding acyltransferase Pun1-like produces the protein MDPTKIFYILEDSLSKTLSSYYPYAERLEDNTILNCNDAGAEFVQVQINSPISEFLQWHNNAIEEMIFPQGLPWSNCTKRALVVAQISYFNCGGIIVSMCIFHKVGDGYSGYNLFKDFNISSNKDESIHRRCTFSGLKLDELKASLVAKSSVKNPSRNEVVRGDLQQYPIFMPSFNLYLIFKTIDFVTN, from the coding sequence ATGGATCCTACTAAAATATTTTATATTCTTGAAGACTCATTATCCAAAACACTATCGTCATATTATCCATACGCTGAAAGACTTGAGGATAATACTATTTTGAATTGTAACGATGCTGGTGCTGAGTTTGTACAAGTCCAAATCAATTCCCCTATATCTGAATTTCTTCAATGGCATAATAATGCTATTGAAGAGATGATATTTCCACAAGGGTTGCCTTGGTCTAATTGTACAAAACGTGCATTAGTTGTAGCTCAAATCAGCTACTTCAATTGTGGAGGAATAATTGTCAGCATGTGTATATTCCACAAAGTTGGAGATGGATACAGTGGTTACAATCTATTTAAGGACTTCAATATTTCATCCAACAAGGATGAAAGCATTCACAGAAGATGCACATTTTCTGGCCTAAAACTTGATGAACTTAAGGCCTCATTAGTTGCTAAATCAAGTGTCAAAAATCCGTCGCGCAATGAAGTTGTCAGGGGCGATTTGCAGCAGTACCCTATTTTTATGCCATCTTTTAACCTATACCTTATTTTTAAAACTATTGATTTTGTAACCAACTAA
- the LOC138887864 gene encoding uncharacterized protein: MQIDNQHKIQQSFLLPSAMISNNEDEVNMELIPITSNRIKEIAESSCASQKSRKRVRRKLKESTILEINQKVEFTAVRSFSKRYELKCIVDKCGWNVRATRIKNSTLFRVIKYHNTHECSVDARKLYQKQATSNFISEQIIEHVRDKKIEVTPAFVENEMKKKFGIDIGYHKAWRAIQKVVACIRGTPEENYQIIPSYLHMMVDKNPGTFAYMFFAPATSIAGWSYCRPIIAVDATFLKSKYRGVLFVAVSKDANNQIFPLFFGVADLENNEAYIWFLGEMRKAIQVIMNYFSCHIETNRLQMRLEKFFLKLTMMFNLDSMLFRINSEGIEFIVDLKKRTCDCLEFQLDELPCPHAIAAINKRYLQKSDYCSNWYSREK; encoded by the exons ATGCAAATTGACAACCAACACAAAATCCAACAAAGCTTTTTGTTACCTTCTGCAATGATAAGCAACAAcgaagatgaagtaaacatggagCTTATACCGATAACATCAAATAGAATTAAAGAAATTGCTGAAAGTTCTTGTGCTTCtcagaaatcaagaaaaagagtGAGGAGAAAGCTAAAAGAATCCACCAT CTTGGAGATAAACCAGAAAGTTGAATTCACTGCTGTTAGATCATTTTCAAAGAGATACGAGCTGAAATGCATCGTGGACAAATGTGGTTGGAATGTACGTGCTACCAGAATAAAAAATTCCACACTATTCAGGGTGATAAAATATCATAACACCCATGAATGCTCGGTTGATGCAAGAAAATTATATCAGAAGCAAGCTAcatcaaattttataagtgaacaaattatagaacatgttcgagacaaaaagatagaggttacaccagcctttgtagaaaatgaaatgaaaaagaaatttggaattgACATTGGTTATCACAAGGCATGGCGTGCTATTCAAAAAGTGGTTGCTTGCATAAGGGGAACACCTGAAGAGAACTACCAGATTATTCCTTCATACCTACACATGATGGTGGACAAAAACCCAGGAAC ATTTGCTTACATGTTCTTTGCTCCTGCGACATCAATAGCTGGTTGGTCCTACTGTAGACCCATTATTGCAGTAGATGCAACgtttttaaagtcaaaatatcGTGGTGTTCTATTTGTTGCTGTATCAAAGGATGCAAACAATCAAATCTTTCCTCTATTTTTTGGTGTAGCAGATTTAGAAAACAATGAGGCATACATTTGGTTCTTGGGGGAAatgagaaaagcaattcaagtcatCATGAACTATTTTTCTTGTCATATAGAAACCAATCGATTGCAAATGAGATTAGAAAAGTTTTTCCTGAAGCTCACCATG ATGTTCAACCTTGACTCAATGTTGTTTAGAATAAATAGTGAAGGAATCGAATTCATTGTGGACTTAAAGAAGAGAACTTGTGACTGCCTggaattccaacttgatgaattgCCATGCCCACATGCAATTGCTGCTATAAATAAGAGATATTTGCAGAAATCTGATTACTGCTCAAATTGGTATTCAAGGGAAAAATAG